A genomic segment from Malus domestica chromosome 05, GDT2T_hap1 encodes:
- the LOC103409196 gene encoding BRCA1-associated RING domain protein 1-like encodes MVDANPNRKCSDSGNTRSMMNPWVLHFQKLGLELKCPLCLNLLNRPTLLPCDHIFCNCCIPSSSCPVCKAQVADRDLRPVPFMENIVAIYKSLDASFCANLFQPVSSDVRTILEQNPVLPNISFAGKMTKEPFDNDQGGNSNSGQSIYSSSAHERVWAPCSLNRSVADGVGNNDNVDKCSMPIDADGKVLDFARSGVGNPNSQPPSSQIRAGGLDECMTVVGDMNHAAQSLPNSPPSFGDAKCSDNDSCGRRCEQISENSLVRRSISKIDDGRAGQKRHDSCATEIDGHLRKKIKYEPVLETYSELEHKFSTPPNESFTKRTICVFCQSSMISEVTGPMLHYSKERLVEGDEANASNVIHVHRICIDWAPQVYFEGENVKGLKAEVSRGAKLKCTKCGLKGAALGCFVKSCRRSYHVTCATEISKCRWDKENFLLLCPAHRSTKFPGEKSNYGKPKICPQSNSLEAANEMNQWIICPSGLSSEEKLLLVKFAKKTGATVSKTWRPNVTHLIAALDGDGAYVRTFKTCMAILAGRWILKIDWVKACMEATDHVNEEPYEVSLDNYGCCDGPKTGRLRATNNDPKLFNGLSFYFAGDFLLDRKEDLQDLIIVAGGTVFNSSEEVMERSCLEHTASRTLVVYNLDPPEGCKLGEEVSILWKRSNEAQDIAAKIGSQIIGHTWLLESIARCELQPFVC; translated from the exons ATGGTGGACGCAAACCCTAACCGTAAATGCAGCGACAGTGGCAATACCAGGTCGATGATGAACCCGTGGGTTCTCCATTTCCAGAAACTGGGTCTCGAGCTCAAGTGCCCCCTCTG CTTGAATTTGCTTAATCGACCGACGTTGCTTCCATGCGATCACATTTTCTGCAA TTGCTGCATACCCAGTTCGAGTTGCCCGGTTTGTAAAGCTCAGGTTGCGGACCGAg ATCTCAGGCCTGTGCCGTTCATGGAAAACATAGTAGCGATCTACAAAAGCTTGGATGCGTCTTTCTGTGCCAATTTGTTCCAGCCTGTTTCTTCCG ATGTTAGAACCATTCTGGAGCAAAACCCTGTTTTGCCTAATATCAGTTTTGCTGGGAAAATGACTAAAGAACCATTTGACAATGACCAAGGAGGTAATTCAAACAGTGGGCAATCCATCTATTCATCGAGTGCTCATGAACGAGTTTGGGCTCCTTGTAGTCTGAATCGTTCTGTAGCTGATGGAGTTGGCAACAATGACAATGTAGATAAGTGTAGCATGCCAATAGATGCTGATGGCAAGGTATTAGATTTTGCTAGAAGCGGAGTGGGAAATCCCAATTCACAACCACCAAGTTCTCAAATAAGAGCTGGTGGACTCGACGAGTGCATGACTGTAGTAGGAGACATGAATCATGCAGCACAGTCATTGCCCAACAGTCCTCCTTCATTTGGTGATGCCAAATGTTCAGATAATGATAGCTGTGGTCGGCGCTGTGAGCAA ATTTCAGAAAATTCTTTGGTCAGGAGATCGATCAGCAAAATTGATGATGGTAGAGCAGGGCAGAAAAGACATGATAGTTGTGCAACTGAAATTGATGGTCatttaagaaagaaaataaagtaTGAGCCAGTTTTAGAGACTTATTCTGAGCTTGAACATAAGTTCAGTACACCACCTAATGAATCATTCACAAAGAGAACAATTTGTGTATTTTGCCAGTCTTCTATGATCTCGGAG GTTACAGGGCCAATGTTGCATTATTCTAAAGAGAGACTGGTAGAGGGAGATGAGGCAAATGCTTCAAATGTCATACATGTTCACAGAATATGCATTGATTG GGCACCACAAGTGTATTTCGAAGGTGAAAATGTTAAGGGATTGAAGGCAGAAGTCTCAAGGGGTGCAAAGCTAAAATGCACCAAATGTGGGCTAAAGGGAGCAGCTTTGGGATGCTTTGTAAAGTCCTGCCGGAGAAGCTATCATGTTACCTGTGCAACTGAAATTTCTAAATGTCGCTGGGACAAG GAAAACTTTCTGCTGCTATGTCCAGCTCATCGTTCAACTAAATTTCCCGGTGAGAAGTCAAATTATGGGAAGCCCAA AATCTGTCCCCAGTCCAACAGTTtggaagctgcaaatgaaatgAATCAATGGATTATATGCCCATCCGGTTTGTCTTCTGAAGAAAAG CTTCTTTTAGTCAAGTTTGCCAAGAAGACTGGTGCAACTGTGTCCAAGACCTGGAGACCAAATGTTACACATTTGATTGCAGCCCTGGATGGGGACGGTGCATATGTCAGGacattcaaaacttgcatgGCCATTTTGGCTGGAAGATGGATTCTGAAAATTGACT GGGTAAAAGCATGCATGGAAGCCACAGATCATGTGAATGAAGAACCATATGAAGTTAGTCTTGATAACTATGGATGCTGTGATGGCCCAAAAACTGGCAGGCTTCGGGCAACAAACAAT GATCCGAAACTCTTTAATGGTTTGAGTTTCTATTTTGCTGGTGATTTTTTACTGGATAGAAAGGAAGATCTTCAAGATTTGATCATTGTAGCAGGAGGCACTGTTTTCAACAGCTCAGAAGAAGTGATGGAACGAAGTTGTCTTGAACATACAGCTTCAAGGACGCTAGTTGTATACAACCTCGACCCACCAGAAGGTTGCAAGTTGGGGGAAGAAGTTTCAATCCTTTGGAAACGGTCAAATGAGGCCCAGGATATAGCTGCGAAAATTGGATCACAAATCATCGGTCACACATGGCTCTTGGAATCAATTGCAAGATGCGAGTTACAGCCTTTTGTCTGTTGA
- the LOC103435738 gene encoding exocyst complex component EXO84B-like translates to MESSSTSSRFRFRDLPEMENSTQSDTASDLSSVSSDGEDDESDLQSMTGKGIKHLCSELLELKAASGEEFHKHIFSNYSAFVRIFEEVGLVENELKQLKNHVVTQKRLVSELADGIYLKVLSKETIDLVFEEPEFSEFSEPVTITNLGDHANDVLATLDTLLSENRIDEALTIFELEDENFQRLQFEEGRPLDELRLFSTEISERKALVTMQLTMVAENPRIAAPELQKALVGLCRLGDSHLATQLLIKYYRSRIASGTLNLQASKSFLNRVYIRELSKFVFSMISQAARSFVMLYGETSSYASELIQWARRETKLFGACFDRYVKSISEISGGLSTAVEAVQFAMSFCSLLESQRLVLRPYLINYIRPCIEEVLRKHLDHFKKVVDIFTATDAWVLGRYLVSGIMNEGCSSMVVGQQPEYCLLTNSGRKFVTLLQSITLDVTPLVSLQIEGLIVSGLMNLFKKYVDILAIAINCQVTVKEKSNPRIYLAESVQQQVSILANLSSLEQLFSNMVRSIFKAVSDINSELMKTLPDSYQAKELDSCISLIQEASSRLRDLYCEQFICKIMSLRNSDNLTPENCIDDQGESCVFQGLMPSLASQVLFLELRKLEKLSEDNVFEIDWLMELLRELIEAVFAWIPNNIEIWDTDSENMMEEHPFNSKQFVLDVQFLVEISAYGGYFSNNPLFLINLMKSALLSAGLDPKRDVSEDVWAIDSAAEAIQKLLEIENSQSRVDQEPLSELESGEEEPCKFATESFQDDRSSSEEDAVVTDDSEGVSNAELEPLNAEEPCMEKFKISTDSVQDDACSSNESLVATYGSEGALNAESEPLDTEPSGDQSKNPAKSFADNVISSLEDYAESEEDEMATYDPGCMEKSENASESFQEDVTSSLDDSVEPEVAINAETESFAEPRTVESQRVTESFEDDALSPSEDDVVAMDKAEAASSAETTPLIKEPCPQTKVFEKASDNAVDTLQIIEETNEPSA, encoded by the exons ATGGAatcttcttccacttcttccAGATTCCGATTCCGGGACCTGCCGGAAATGGAGAACTCCACGCAGTCCGACACCGCCTCTGACTTGTCCTCCGTGTCCAGCGACGGAGAAGACGACGAGTCCGACCTTCAATCCATGACTGGAAAG GGAATTAAGCATCTGTGTTCAGAACTCTTGGAGCTAAAGGCTGCATCCGGCGAAGAATTTCACAAACACATCTTTTCGAATTATTCGGCCTTCGTCAG AATATTTGAAGAAGTAGGGCTTGTGGAAAATGAGTTGAAGCAACTGAAGAACCATGTAGTGACCCAAAAGAGGCTTGTAAGTGAACTTGCAGATGGCATATATTTGAAGGTTTTATCAAAGGAGACTATAGACTTGGTTTTTGAAGAACCCGAATTTTCGGAATTTTCAGAACCAGTTACCATCACCAACTTAGGGGATCATGCAAATGATGTTTTAGCAACCTTGGACACTCTCTTGTCTGAAAACAGAATCGATGAAGCATTGACCATCTTCGAATTAGAGGACGAGAATTTCCAGAGGTTGCAGTTTGAGGAGGGTCGCCCGTTGGATGAGCTGAGGTTATTTAGTACTGAAATTTCCGAGAGGAAGGCTTTGGTTACAATGCAGTTGACAATGGTGGCTGAAAATCCAAGAATAGCTGCGCCGGAACTTCAGAAAGCGCTGGTGGGGCTCTGCAGACTAGGTGACAGCCATCTCGCAACACAATTGTTGATCAAGTATTACCGTTCGCGCATTGCGTCTGGGACACTAAATTTGCAGGCTTCGAAATCGTTTTTGAATAGGGTTTATATCAGGGAGCTTTCAAAGTTTGTGTTCTCTATGATTTCTCAAGCAGCAAGAAGTTTTGTGATGTTATATGGGGAGACTTCTTCTTATGCATCAGAACTTATCCAGTGGGCTCGTAGAGAAACAAAATTGTTTGGTGCTTGTTTCGACAGGTATGTGAAATCCATATCAGAAATAAGTGGTGGATTGTCCACAGCAGTAGAAGCTGTGCAGTTTGCAATGTCTTTTTGCTCTTTGTTGGAAAGTCAGAGATTAGTGTTGCGGCCGTACTTGATCAACTACATTCGCCCTTGTATCGAAGAGGTTCTGCGTAAACACCTAGACCATTTTAAGAAAGTCGTCGATATCTTTACAGCAACTGATGCTTGGGTTTTGGGAAGATATCTTGTATCTGGAATCATGAATGAAGGGTGCTCTTCCATGGTTGTTGGCCAACAACCAGAATATTGCTTGCTCACAAACAGCGGCAGGAAGTTTGTAACGCTGCTGCAG TCTATCACTTTAGATGTCACCCCATTAGTTTCCCTTCAAATCGAAGGATTAATCGTTAGCGGACTTATGAATCTCTTTAAAAAGTATGTAGACATCCTTGCGATAGCCATCAACTGTCAGGtgactgttaaagaaaaaaGTAATCCAAGAATATACTTGGCCGAGTCAGTGCAGCAACAGGTTTCAATACTAGCCAATCTGTCATCGCTCGAGCAACTCTTCTCCAACATGGTTAGAAGTATCTTCAAGGCTGTCAGTGACATCAACTCTGAGTTAATGAAAACCCTTCCAGACAGTTATCAAGCGAAGGAACTTGATAGTTGTATCTCATTGATTCAGGAGGCTTCTAGTCGTCTCAGAGATCTTTATTGTGAGcaatttatatgtaaaattatgTCCCTAAGAAATAGTGACAACCTTACTCCCGAAAATTGCATTGACGACCAGGGTGAGTCTTGCGTGTTCCAGGGATTGATGCCCTCTCTTGCTTCTCAG GTACTGTTTTTAGAACTTCGGAAACTGGAAAAGCTTTCTGAAGACAATGTCTTTGAAATTGATTGGTTAATGGAGCTACTAAGGGAGCTCATAGAGGCCGTATTTGCTTGGATTCCAAACAACATAGAGATCTGGGATACCGATAGCGAGAATATGATGGAAGAGCATCCTTTCAACTCGAAGCAG TTTGTTTTGGACGTGCAATTTCTGGTGGAAATCTCAGCGTATGGAGGATACTTCTCCAACAACCCTTTGTTTCTCATAAATCTCATGAAATCGGCCTTGCTTTCAGCTGGACTAGATCCAAAAAG AGATGTCAGCGAGGATGTATGGGCTATAGACTCTGCTGCCGAAGCAATCCAAAAGCTGCTGGAGATTGAGAATTCACAGTCACGTGTGGACCAAGAGCCTCTCTCTGAACTAGAATCAGGGGAGGAGGAACCATGCAAGTTCGCCACTGAATCTTTCCAGGATGATCGTAGTTCTTCAGAGGAGGATGCAGTAGTCACAGATGATTCAGAAGGCGTCTCCAATGCAGAATTGGAACCATTGAATGCAGAAGAACCATGCATGGAGAAGTTCAAGATTTCCACCGACTCTGTTCAGGATGATGCTTGTTCTTCAAATGAGAGTTTAGTAGCCACATATGGTTCGGAAGGTGCGCTTAATGCTGAATCAGAACCATTGGATACAGAACCATCTGGGGACCAATCCAAGAATCCGGCTAAGTCTTTTGCGGACAATGTTATAAGCTCTTTAGAAGATTATGCAGAGTCAGAGGAGGACGAAATGGCCACATATGATCCTGGATGCATGGAGAAGTCCGAAAATGCATCTGAATCTTTTCAGGAAGATGTTACAAGTTCTTTGGATGATTCTGTGGAACCGGAAGTTGCCATTAATGCTGAAACAGAATCGTTTGCTGAACCACGCACTGTTGAATCACAGCGCGTAACTGAGTCTTTCGAGGATGATGCTTTAAGTCCTTCAGAGGATGATGTGGTAGCCATGGACAAAGCTGAAGCTGCCTCTAGCGCAGAAACAACACCATTGATTAAAGAACCATGTCCTCAAACTAAGGTCTTCGAAAAAGCGTCTGACAATGCAGTTGATACGTTACAGATCATTGAAGAAACTAATGAACCATCTGCATAG